One window from the genome of Methanoculleus sp. 7T encodes:
- a CDS encoding AMP-binding protein has protein sequence MVRYSVTMHDALVKKIDKICSTLGVSRSEWLNDICTAHLDGASGSGVQAMVPPLLQPTRGMEPNMTDYEAARANFSIDVPEHFNFGYDVIDRWAETDRNKLAMIWVDQQGLEKKYSFRDLRNLSNGAANILLKYGIKKGDRVMLMLPRIPEWWIFVIALIKLGAVFCPCPTMLTPKDIKYRIRAGKFRMIITDCENAAKIDEVADACPLLDTLFLVDGERDGWASYPHELEYPAPVSRRTVSMPVAKKTKSTDPMLIYFTSGTTGEPKMVLHNHSYPLGHIVTASLWQDVTQNDLHLTFSDTGWAKCAWGKIFGQWIAGACIFVYDIRGKFSATELLPLIEEYEVTTFCAPPTVYRMLILADLDKFDFRDLRHCCSAGEPLNPEVIRVWQDGTGQPIYEGYGQTETVCCIATFSCMKRKPGSMGKPVPGWHIELHDDDGNPVGVGEEGRIAVKLDPRPVGLFVEYLDNPEANRESFQNGFYYTGDKAYMDEDGYFWFVGRDDDVIKSSGYRIGPFEVESALLEHPAVQESAVVGSPDLIRGMIVKAFVVLKPGYQPSESLVKELQKYVRNTTAPYKYPRAVEFVSELPKTLSGKIQRNVLREQELRKHTNGN, from the coding sequence ATGGTGCGATACTCGGTCACGATGCATGATGCCCTTGTGAAGAAGATCGACAAAATCTGCAGTACTCTCGGGGTGTCCCGCTCCGAATGGCTCAACGACATCTGCACTGCGCATCTTGACGGTGCATCCGGTAGCGGGGTGCAGGCGATGGTTCCGCCGCTGCTGCAGCCTACGCGCGGCATGGAGCCGAACATGACCGATTACGAGGCTGCCCGCGCTAACTTCTCGATTGATGTCCCCGAGCACTTCAACTTCGGCTACGATGTGATCGACCGGTGGGCCGAGACCGACCGGAACAAACTGGCGATGATCTGGGTGGACCAGCAGGGGCTCGAGAAGAAATACTCCTTCCGCGACCTGCGGAACCTCTCCAACGGCGCCGCCAATATCCTGCTGAAGTACGGCATCAAGAAAGGCGACCGAGTTATGCTGATGCTCCCGAGGATCCCCGAGTGGTGGATCTTCGTTATCGCGCTCATCAAACTCGGCGCGGTCTTCTGTCCCTGCCCGACGATGCTGACGCCAAAAGACATCAAATACCGTATACGGGCCGGGAAGTTCAGGATGATCATCACCGACTGCGAGAACGCCGCAAAGATCGACGAGGTTGCCGATGCCTGCCCGCTGCTCGATACCCTGTTCCTCGTGGACGGAGAGCGGGACGGCTGGGCGAGTTATCCGCACGAACTTGAATACCCTGCACCGGTATCGCGCCGCACGGTTAGCATGCCTGTGGCAAAGAAGACTAAATCGACCGATCCGATGCTGATCTACTTCACCTCGGGCACCACTGGTGAGCCCAAGATGGTGCTGCACAACCATTCCTACCCGCTCGGACATATCGTGACCGCCTCTCTCTGGCAGGATGTCACGCAAAACGACCTTCATCTGACGTTCTCCGATACCGGATGGGCGAAGTGCGCTTGGGGCAAGATCTTCGGCCAATGGATTGCCGGGGCCTGCATCTTTGTCTACGATATCCGAGGAAAGTTCTCGGCGACCGAACTGCTCCCGCTGATAGAGGAGTATGAGGTGACCACGTTCTGCGCGCCGCCGACGGTCTACCGGATGCTGATCCTCGCCGATCTCGATAAGTTCGACTTCCGGGACCTCCGACACTGCTGCAGCGCCGGGGAGCCGTTGAACCCCGAGGTGATCCGCGTCTGGCAGGACGGCACCGGACAGCCCATCTACGAGGGGTACGGCCAGACCGAGACCGTCTGTTGCATCGCGACGTTCTCTTGCATGAAACGGAAACCCGGCTCGATGGGAAAACCCGTTCCCGGCTGGCATATCGAACTTCACGACGACGACGGGAACCCGGTCGGTGTCGGGGAGGAGGGGAGGATCGCGGTCAAACTGGATCCCCGTCCGGTCGGGCTCTTTGTGGAGTACTTGGACAACCCCGAAGCGAACCGCGAGTCGTTCCAGAACGGGTTCTACTACACCGGCGATAAGGCGTATATGGACGAGGACGGCTACTTCTGGTTTGTCGGCCGCGACGACGACGTCATCAAGTCCTCCGGCTACCGGATCGGGCCGTTCGAGGTGGAGAGCGCGCTCCTTGAGCACCCGGCTGTCCAGGAGTCGGCGGTCGTCGGGTCGCCGGACCTCATCCGGGGGATGATCGTCAAGGCGTTCGTGGTGCTGAAGCCCGGCTACCAGCCCTCCGAGTCGCTGGTCAAGGAACTCCAGAAGTACGTCCGGAACACCACCGCACCGTATAAGTATCCGAGAGCGGTCGAGTTCGTCTCGGAACTCCCAAAGACCTTGTCGGGGAAGATCCAGCGCAACGTCCTCCGGGAACAGGAACTGCGCAAGCACACGAACGGCAACTGA
- the hisH gene encoding imidazole glycerol phosphate synthase subunit HisH, giving the protein MKKRIVIIDYGLGNLRSVLRGLERAGAAATITSDPEAIASADGIVLPGVGAFREGMEMLGGLAQTVLAAAEDTPLLGICLGMQMLMDSSEEHGIHRGLGLVPGDVKRFVPAAGEKVPHMGWNTIRIERQDPLFDGLRREEYVYFVHSYYAAAAPDYTLASTTYIHPFASAVKSGLTYGVQFHPEKSGAAGLLILENFIDRVC; this is encoded by the coding sequence ATGAAGAAGAGGATAGTTATAATTGATTACGGGCTCGGGAACCTCCGGAGCGTCCTTCGGGGCCTCGAGCGGGCGGGAGCGGCTGCGACGATCACGTCGGACCCGGAGGCGATCGCATCGGCGGACGGCATCGTTCTGCCGGGCGTGGGGGCGTTCCGAGAGGGAATGGAGATGCTCGGCGGCCTTGCGCAGACCGTCCTTGCCGCCGCAGAGGATACGCCGCTCCTCGGGATCTGCCTCGGGATGCAGATGCTCATGGACTCAAGCGAAGAGCACGGCATCCACCGGGGACTCGGCCTCGTGCCCGGGGACGTGAAACGGTTCGTCCCGGCCGCCGGAGAGAAGGTGCCCCACATGGGGTGGAACACCATCCGTATCGAGCGGCAGGACCCCCTCTTTGACGGACTCCGCAGGGAAGAGTATGTCTACTTCGTCCACTCCTACTACGCGGCGGCCGCACCGGACTATACCCTCGCAAGCACCACCTACATCCACCCCTTTGCCTCCGCCGTCAAATCCGGGCTCACCTACGGTGTCCAGTTCCACCCCGAGAAGAGCGGTGCGGCCGGTCTTCTTATCCTTGAAAACTTCATCGACCGGGTCTGCTGA
- a CDS encoding phosphoadenosine phosphosulfate reductase domain-containing protein — MPRLYLGKIMLRWCDSCHTPVLAKVCACGAPTRPVAVTPPGDARPAFPDDIERINRIFSEHFGAPLIPEGHIALLNKVPAEDRMDEIVLGGAVVGAVRYIPEERQWEPLPRPNAAIFMRPTKRYVVVDDGAVQSIRDGGASVLAPGLISIDPAVAEGDEVFILTKAGECIGVGRAKVDAATAATMERGLVVRTRKNVPSVCIPGEATWDDAVAANESALAEYESASIRFVRDVAEQNREPPTVSYSGGKDSLATLLIVQKAIGPVPLLFADTGLEFPETYENVDAVAERYGLEILRICEKEMFWKEFEKNGPPAVDNRWCCRVCKLHPIGRLIDEHWGECLSFIGQRKYESVRRMQSRRVWRNSHVPQQLSAAPIQQWTAMHVWLYIFREKAPYNRLYERGLDRIGCFMCPSSDLATLEIIKDACPDLWSMWLEKLSRWQEKQGLPCDWVERGLWRKRGDADEEEDSYN, encoded by the coding sequence ATGCCTCGCCTCTATCTCGGAAAAATAATGCTCCGCTGGTGCGATTCCTGCCACACTCCCGTGCTGGCCAAGGTCTGCGCCTGCGGCGCCCCGACCCGGCCGGTAGCCGTCACGCCGCCGGGAGACGCCCGTCCTGCGTTCCCGGACGACATCGAACGGATCAATCGTATATTCAGCGAGCACTTCGGAGCGCCGCTGATACCGGAAGGACACATCGCGCTCCTCAACAAAGTTCCAGCCGAAGACCGCATGGACGAGATCGTTCTCGGCGGCGCAGTCGTGGGTGCGGTCCGCTACATCCCAGAAGAGCGGCAGTGGGAACCCCTGCCGCGTCCGAACGCCGCAATCTTCATGCGGCCGACGAAACGCTACGTCGTCGTCGACGACGGAGCAGTCCAGTCCATCCGGGACGGAGGAGCAAGCGTCCTCGCCCCGGGCCTCATCTCGATCGACCCTGCCGTCGCCGAGGGCGACGAGGTCTTCATCCTGACAAAAGCCGGCGAGTGCATCGGCGTCGGCAGGGCAAAGGTCGACGCCGCCACCGCCGCGACAATGGAGCGGGGACTTGTCGTCCGGACAAGGAAGAACGTTCCTTCGGTCTGCATCCCCGGCGAAGCGACATGGGATGATGCCGTTGCGGCAAACGAGTCCGCCCTTGCGGAATACGAGTCCGCAAGCATCCGGTTCGTCCGTGATGTGGCGGAGCAGAACCGCGAGCCGCCCACGGTCTCCTACTCGGGCGGAAAGGACAGCCTCGCAACCCTGCTCATCGTCCAAAAAGCGATCGGCCCGGTGCCGCTGCTCTTTGCAGACACGGGGCTTGAGTTCCCGGAGACCTACGAGAACGTGGACGCCGTTGCCGAACGCTACGGGCTCGAAATTCTCAGGATCTGCGAAAAAGAGATGTTCTGGAAGGAGTTTGAGAAAAACGGGCCACCTGCCGTCGATAACCGTTGGTGTTGCAGGGTCTGCAAACTCCATCCCATCGGCCGCCTGATCGACGAGCACTGGGGAGAATGCCTCTCGTTCATCGGGCAGCGGAAGTACGAGTCGGTCCGGCGGATGCAGAGCAGGCGGGTCTGGCGGAACTCCCATGTCCCGCAGCAACTCTCTGCAGCCCCCATCCAGCAGTGGACGGCGATGCACGTCTGGCTCTATATTTTCCGGGAGAAGGCCCCTTACAACCGTCTCTACGAGCGAGGGCTCGACCGCATCGGGTGTTTTATGTGCCCCTCAAGCGACCTTGCGACGCTTGAGATCATCAAGGACGCCTGCCCGGATCTCTGGTCGATGTGGCTCGAAAAACTCTCCCGGTGGCAGGAGAAGCAGGGGTTGCCTTGCGACTGGGTCGAACGCGGATTATGGCGGAAACGGGGAGATGCGGATGAAGAAGAGGATAGTTATAATTGA